A window of Aeromicrobium duanguangcaii genomic DNA:
GGCAAGGTCAACCCGGTCATCCCCGAGGTCGTCAACCAGGTGGCCTTCCAGATCATCGGCCACGACGTCACGGTCTCGATGGCCGCCGAGGCCGGGCAGCTGCAGCTCAACGCCTTCGAGCCGGTGATCTGCTACTCCCTGTCCGCCGGTCTCTACCGTCTGCGCATGGCGATCGAGTCGCTGACCGAGCACTGCGTCCGGGGGATCACCGCCAACCGTGAGCACCTCGCCGCCGAGGTCGCCAACTCCGTCGGACTCGTGACCGCACTGAACCCGTACCTGGGCTACCAGACCGCCACCGAGCTGGCCAAGGAGGCGCTGCTCACGGGGCGCGGTGTCGCCGAGCTCGTGCTGGAGAAGGGCCTGCTGCCCGCGGACGAGCTCGAGCGGATCCTACGGCCCGAGACGCTGGCCCATCTGGGGCCGAAGCCGGCGGACCGCTCCGGCGGCGTCTGAGGTCTGGTCGGGTGGCCACAGCGTGCGTGTACGCTGTGGCCATGAACACGTCGGTGATCATCATTGGAAAGCGCGTCTGAAGCATCACCTCAGACGCGCCGCCTCCCGTACCCGGGGGGCTTTTTTTGTGAACGGCCAGTGTGTGGAACGAACAGAGCAGGACGACCATGAGCACGAGCTTCGGCAAGCACGACCCGGCGGACTTCCACGTCTACGACACGACGCTGCGTGACGGCGCCCAGCAGGAGGGCCTGAACCTGTCGATTCAAGACAAGATGGCCATCTCCCAGCACCTCGACGCGCTGGGTGTGGGTTACATCGAGGGCGGCTGGCCCGGCTCGAACCCCAAGGACACCGAGTTCTTCGCCCTCGCGGCCAAGGAGCTCGACCTGAAGCACGCGACCCTGGCCGCGTTCGGCTCGACCCGGCGCGCCGGCGCGGTGGCCGCCGACGATCCGCAGGTCGCCGCGCTGCGTGACTCGGGCGCCTCGGTCGTGACCGTCGTGGCCAAGAGCCACGACCAGCATGTGCTCCGCGCCCTGCGCACCACGCTGGACGAGAACCTCGCAATGGTCCGCGACACCGTGACGCACCTGCGCGGGGAGGGCCAGCGGGTCTTCCTGGACTGCGAGCACTTCTTCGACGGCTACCGCGAGAACCGCGACTACGCCCTCGAGGTCGTGCGCGTCGCGACCGAGGCCGGCGCCGAGGTCGCGGTGCTCTGCGACACGAACGGCGGGATGCTGCCGCACTGGGTGAACGAGATCGTCGCCGACGTCCTGTCCTCGACGGGCGCCCGCCTGGGCATCCACGCCCACAACGACACCGGGTGCGCCGTGGCGAACTCGATCGCCGCCGTCCAGGCGGGCGCGACCCACGTGCAGGGTTGCGTCAACGGCTACGGCGAACGCACCGGCAACGCCGACCTCGTCACCTGTGTCGCCAACCTGGAGTTCAAGCTCGGGATGAGCATCATGCCCGACGGCGTGCTGGCCGATGCCACGCGCATCTCGCACGCGATCAGCGAGATCACGAACTACCCGCCGGTGGCCCGCCAGCCGTACACGGGCGTGTCGGCGTTCGCGCACAAGGCCGGGCTGCACGCCAGTGCGATCCGCGTCGATCCGGACCTGTACCAGCACATGGATCCGGCGCTGGTCGGCAATGACATGCGGCTTCTCGTCTCGGAGATGGCCGGTCGCGCGACGATCGAGCTCAAGGGCCGTGAGCTCGGCTTCGACCTGTCGGGCGACAACGAGCTGCTGACCCGGATCACCGACCAGGTCAAGAAGATGGAGCAGGACGGCTACACGTTCGAGGCGGCCGACGCCTCGTTCGAGCTGCTGCTGACCGAGGCGGTCACGGGCGTGCGCCCGGCCTACTTCGACGTCGAGTCCTGGCGCGTGATCGCCGGCTCGGCGGGTGACGGTGGCGCCGAGGCGATCGTCAAGGTCGTCGCGGGTGGTCGCCGGACCGCCGTGGTGGGGGAGGGCAACGGCCCGGTCAACGCCCTCGACCACGCGCTGCGCCAGGCGATCGAGAGGATCTACCCGGATGTCGCCCAGTTCCACCTGATCGACTTCCGCGTCCGGATCCTCGACCAGGGGCACGGCACGGACGCCGTGACGCGCGTGCTGATCGAGACCACGGACGGCAAGAGCTCGTGGGTCACGGTCGGCGTGGGCCCGAACATGATCGAGGCCTCCTTCGAGGCGCTCGTGGACGCGCTGACCTACGGCCTGCGCCTGCACGGAGTGGACGCGTCACCGAGCTAGTCCGACTGCTTGCCGAAGAAAATTCTCTGACCGATGTCGAAGAACCCGGTTCCCGTTCGTCCTGTGTGCGAGGAGACTTTCCGACAACCAGGAGGAGTGATCGAGATGCCGCGTTTCATGGGATTCGTGCGGATGGCCGAGGGCGTGGGTACGCCGCCGCAGGAGCTGTTCGAGGCGATGGATGCCTACATCGGCAACCAGGTGGAGAAGGGCGTGTTCCTCGACGGGGGCGGGCTCTACGGGACGGAGGACGCGGTGAACTACGTGGTCCGTGAGGGCCAGGTCACCCGCGTCGACGGCCCCTACGCCGAGGCCAAGGAGGTCGTCGGTGGCTGGGCGATCCTGCAGTACGACACCGTCGAGGAGGCGGCGGCCGAGCAGCAGGAGTTCGCCGAGCTGCACGCGAAGTACTGGCCCGAGGTCACGGTCATCTCGACCCTGCGCCAGATCTCCAACGGTCCCGACAACCCGGGCGACTGAGTACCGCGTCGCGCCCGCACGAGGCGATCATCACGACGTGGCGGGCCGAGTCGGCCCGCCTCGTCGGAGCGCTCACGCGCCTGACCGGTGACATCGCGCTGGCAGAGGACCTCGCTCAGGACGCACTCGTGGCCGCTCTCGAGCACTGGCCTGCGACCGGCGTGCCGGACGAGCCGGGCGCGTGGCTCCTGACGACCGCCCGTCGGCGCGCCATCGACCAGTTCCGCCGCGCCGACGTGCTGCGTCACAAGCTCCGAGAGCTCGCCCGTGATGGCGAGGAGGAGGTCATGCCGCCGATCGACCACATCGAGGACGACGCGCTGCGCCTCATGTTCCTGACCTGCCATCCCGCTCTGACGCCCGAGTCCCGGGCGGCACTGACCCTGCGTCTGGTCGGCGGGCTCACGACGGGCGAGATCGCGCGCGGCTTCCTGGCGTCGGAGCCCGCCATCGGCCAGCGGATCTCACGGGCGAAGGCTAGGCTCTCGGCGGTCCGGGCGGAGTTCGACCTGCCCACCGGAGCCGAGCGCGAGGCACGCCTCGACGACGTCATGGCGGTCGTCTACCTGATCTTCAACGAGGGGTACACAGCCACGAGCGGCGTCGACTGGATGCGGCCGGACCTGACGCACGAGGCGATCCGTCTCGCCCGGATGCTGGCGGACCTCGCTCCCCACGAGCCGGAGGTGCTGGGACTGTCATCCCTCGTGCAGCTGCAGGCCTCGCGCATACCCGCCCGTCTCGACGACTCGGGCGCGCCGGTGCTGTTGGAGGAGCAGGACCGCTCGCGGTGGGACACGGGCTTGATCCGACGGGGCTTGGCCGACCTCGCGCGGGCCGAGCAGCTGGCGGCGGAGGGGGTCCCGGTGGGCCGTTACTTCCTGCAGGCATCGATCGCTGCCCAGCATGCGCGTGCCGCGCGGGCGCAGGACACGCACTGGCGGCGGATCGCTGCCCTGTACGACGTGCTGGCGGCGGCGGCACCGGGTCCGGTCGTCGAGGTGAACCGCGCCGTCGCGCACGGGCGCGCGTTCGGGGCCGCCGCGGGGCTGGCGGTGCTCGACGCGCTGGACGCCGACGCGCTGAGCGGAGCGCCACTCGTGCCGAGTGTGCGCGCCGACCTGTTGGAGCGAGCGGGCGCGCACGTCGAGGCGGAGGCGGCGTTCATGGAAGCCGCGTCCCTCACGCGGAACGCGAGCGAGCGGGGCCTGTTGCTCGGCCGGGCCGAGGAGGTCAGGCGAACAGCCGCTCGGGCTCGTCGAGATCGCCCTAGTTGAGCAAGGGGGGAGCACTCGTCACATATCGCTCGGTCCAGCTGGCCGGCGGGTCGAGGTGCCGCTCGGCGAGGTGACCGTGCGACTTCATGTTGTGGTGCTTGCGGCACAGGCATCGCAGATTCCGTGCCGAGGTCTCGCCGCCTGAGTCGTAGTCCTGGGCGTGGTCGAGGTCGGTCTCGAACACCGGTGCTCGGCACCCGGCGACCCGACAGGTGCCGTCCCGCCAGTGGAGGGCCTGTCTCAGTGACTCGGTGGGGCGGTACGCCAGGACCGTGGTGTCGAGTACCCCACCCATCGGGTCGAGCACCAGTCGACGGAACACGGTGTGCTCGCTGGCCGCCAGTTCGCGGACCCATTCGTGGCCCAGCGGCTCGCCGTCGCGGGTGATCCCCGGGCCGGTGGTGAGGCCGATCAGATCGGTGGCCGCGATGCTGATCGCGATCTCGGCGCGGATGTCGGTGGACGTGCCGGTGCAGGACGTGAGCCAGTGCCCGAGGATGTCGGCCTGCTTCTGGTCGCGCGTGCGGGTGTCGCGGGTGTCGGTCTCGGGGTCGATGCCGGGAAGGGCACGGGCCGCCTTGCGCAGGCGTTCGGCCGCGGCGATGGCCACGCCCGTGGGCAGCAGTGCGTTGAGCCAGCTGGTGCCGTCGTCGTTGTGGGTGACCGAGACGCGGCGGGTTTCGACGGCGCGTGCCGTCTCGGCGGCCGCCTGCTCGGGCTCGATCCGGGCGCGGAAGCGGCGCAGCCAGCCCTTCAGCTCGCCGACGGTGTGGGTTGACGCATAGGTGATGGCCGCCCGCTCGAGAGCTTCCCAACTCTCGCGTTCGGTGAGTCGTTCGGCGGTGTCGGCGATCGCACTGGCACGGGAGGCATCCACATCGCCGACGCGGAACGCCGCCCACACGGCGGGCGTCCGCTCGCGCAGGGTCTCGGTCTCGAAGACGATCGCCCAGACATGGCGCTCGGTGACCCGCAGA
This region includes:
- a CDS encoding RNA polymerase sigma factor yields the protein MSTASRPHEAIITTWRAESARLVGALTRLTGDIALAEDLAQDALVAALEHWPATGVPDEPGAWLLTTARRRAIDQFRRADVLRHKLRELARDGEEEVMPPIDHIEDDALRLMFLTCHPALTPESRAALTLRLVGGLTTGEIARGFLASEPAIGQRISRAKARLSAVRAEFDLPTGAEREARLDDVMAVVYLIFNEGYTATSGVDWMRPDLTHEAIRLARMLADLAPHEPEVLGLSSLVQLQASRIPARLDDSGAPVLLEEQDRSRWDTGLIRRGLADLARAEQLAAEGVPVGRYFLQASIAAQHARAARAQDTHWRRIAALYDVLAAAAPGPVVEVNRAVAHGRAFGAAAGLAVLDALDADALSGAPLVPSVRADLLERAGAHVEAEAAFMEAASLTRNASERGLLLGRAEEVRRTAARARRDRPS
- a CDS encoding YciI family protein — protein: MPRFMGFVRMAEGVGTPPQELFEAMDAYIGNQVEKGVFLDGGGLYGTEDAVNYVVREGQVTRVDGPYAEAKEVVGGWAILQYDTVEEAAAEQQEFAELHAKYWPEVTVISTLRQISNGPDNPGD
- a CDS encoding HNH endonuclease signature motif containing protein yields the protein MEFETTAGAFDGVRRARAMAEFAEWQLITRHHDRRVAEIDRSDDIVLSKELARREVTLEIAQALRVTERHVWAIVFETETLRERTPAVWAAFRVGDVDASRASAIADTAERLTERESWEALERAAITYASTHTVGELKGWLRRFRARIEPEQAAAETARAVETRRVSVTHNDDGTSWLNALLPTGVAIAAAERLRKAARALPGIDPETDTRDTRTRDQKQADILGHWLTSCTGTSTDIRAEIAISIAATDLIGLTTGPGITRDGEPLGHEWVRELAASEHTVFRRLVLDPMGGVLDTTVLAYRPTESLRQALHWRDGTCRVAGCRAPVFETDLDHAQDYDSGGETSARNLRCLCRKHHNMKSHGHLAERHLDPPASWTERYVTSAPPLLN
- the cimA gene encoding citramalate synthase, translating into MSTSFGKHDPADFHVYDTTLRDGAQQEGLNLSIQDKMAISQHLDALGVGYIEGGWPGSNPKDTEFFALAAKELDLKHATLAAFGSTRRAGAVAADDPQVAALRDSGASVVTVVAKSHDQHVLRALRTTLDENLAMVRDTVTHLRGEGQRVFLDCEHFFDGYRENRDYALEVVRVATEAGAEVAVLCDTNGGMLPHWVNEIVADVLSSTGARLGIHAHNDTGCAVANSIAAVQAGATHVQGCVNGYGERTGNADLVTCVANLEFKLGMSIMPDGVLADATRISHAISEITNYPPVARQPYTGVSAFAHKAGLHASAIRVDPDLYQHMDPALVGNDMRLLVSEMAGRATIELKGRELGFDLSGDNELLTRITDQVKKMEQDGYTFEAADASFELLLTEAVTGVRPAYFDVESWRVIAGSAGDGGAEAIVKVVAGGRRTAVVGEGNGPVNALDHALRQAIERIYPDVAQFHLIDFRVRILDQGHGTDAVTRVLIETTDGKSSWVTVGVGPNMIEASFEALVDALTYGLRLHGVDASPS